The genomic stretch ttctttctttccttttcattatttttcattttctttgtttctcttttccaccgttttctctttctttctcatcCCACAAACTCTTCCATTTCGTATCTATATGGTATTTTTACTCTAAATTCCACCGCGAACCTTCTAAAACTGCCGAAACCCATCTCTCTTTcgatctttcttcttcttccactttattttttgttgttgttgttattattattgtaaaTATTATTGGTTTTGGTGAAGATAGTTTAACCATGGCGGTGGAGACCAACGGCGAATCTTCTGCCGCCGACTCCCAGAAGCCATTACCGACACCGTTTTTGACCAAGACTTACCAGCTCGTCGACGATCCCGCCATTGACGACGTCATCTCCTGGAACGACGACGGATCTACCTTCATCGTCTGGAATCCGACTGTTTTCGCTAGAGATTTGCTCCCTAAATATTTCAAGCATAATAACTTCTCCAGCTTTGTTAGACAACTCAACACCTATGTAAGTCCAAAAATTTATTATTGCTCTTTTTTAACATTTGTtttgaaaatttttaaaaatttctaaCCTTCTTTGTCACCGTGTTTAGGGATTTAGGAAAGTTGTTCCTGATCGGTGGGAATTTTCTAACGACTACTTTCGCAAAGACGAGAAACGACTCCTGTGCGAAATACAACGCCGGAAAATTGCAACAACTACGCCGACAGTGGCGGCGATCCCTACAGCGAGGCCTATAATATCGCCGTCGAATTCGGGTGAAGAGCAAGTTATTTCTTCCAACTCATCGTCGATAGTAGCTCCCGCGGAGCTCGTAGATGAGAATGAGAGGTTAAGGAAGGAGAACCAGCAGCTCACGAAAGAGTTAGCAGAGATGAAAACTCTCTGCAGTAATATCTTCAGTATGGTTTCGAACTATGCTTGTGTTCAATCCGATAGCGGTTTTCAGGCAAAGGAAGCCGGTTTTCGGGAAGTGAAACCACTGGATTTGATGCCTGGTAAGCGGTTTGGCGGCGAAGTGGAGGAGGTGGTTATTGGGGACGGGAAAACGAGTCCGAAGCTATTCGGTGTGACTTTAGGTAACAAAAGAGCTAGAGCTGACGGTGGGGATAgagcggcggcggcggcggcggaGGATGAGATGGATCTACGGCTGCAGCAGCCGGCTGGAGTTGATGTTAAATCAGAGCCGTTGGATGTAGACCATCAGGAAAAACCGTGGCTTAAACAGTGCCACAGAGCTAATCAGAGGGTCTGTAATTGATTACAGTGCAGCGGTTGTGTTCTAATATTATCCGAAGTCCGTACAAGGAGAGGCACGTGCCGAATGGAGTCACGTGCGTCGTTAACCTTTTGAGGACTTTGTTTCAAGAAGTTTCTTGGACCTACTACGCCGAACCCTTTTATCCTTTCTAGAAAgacagcttttttttttttttttttttttcttattaagaGTAATTTCGACCAAAAGGTTTCCGCCCATGAAATTAATTAATGATGTACTGAAAACGTGTAGGGCTTATGAAATTTTATGGCCCCAGCGTAAGTCTAGGGAgctattgttattgttattgatAGTTGATTCATACTAAAGTTATATAGAATAATTAGTGGTTTCAacttttgttatttatttttattatttgtattcatttatttatttgtttgttttagaTTAAAAAAAATGCACTATAACCAAGGTAGGCTTGACCCAATTTGCAAGTGTGGAATGATAAGGGAAGAAAAAAGAGGCGGCCACAAATTGTGTATGTGTCTTAGTGAAACGGGTGTGATTACGACTTATAAAATGGTTGTCATAAACGGTAGAGACGAGGAATATAACTTAGGCATTGGATCAGTATTAAAATGTAGCTCAAAAGTCAAAGCACAAATACATAGAATTGGTTTGCTCATTTTACTTCTACAAAGTGGAAAGTATCGATTCGTAATTAGATGGATGGTTCCAAGTTTCGTGTAGTATATCAATAATTATAGTTGACCCATTTGTGCCTaatggtatttattttgtaactTTTTTTAATGTGTTCACTGTTCGCAATAAATAAGATAAGGCTATTTTTGGAAGGTTGGAGAAATGGTAAGATGAAGTGGGATGGTGAGCTACTTGAAATTTTCAAGAAGAGGTGTGCTAATAAGATTTTCCAGGCTATTCTATTTTGATCTCTATTTAATATAATGAGATGTATCAACTTTTAAACCATGTCTATTTTTGTAAAATAATGGATcatgatattttaattttattacaaTTATGCCATTATTTATagaaatcaaattaattaataagaATAAAAATCTAATGACCAATAAAAAGTgaataatttttttctaattaatttatgggGTTTGTTATAGTATATACAGTAGAAGAAATAATATTAATATAGAAAAATATTATTACTTTAAGCATAAaccaatttttatacaaaaatatgggaaaataaactcataaaagtgaaaattcttaaaaaaaaagccatagattaactttttttgaaaaaaaaaactatatttttgcacactctgttaaaaatcccatataaaatgtaatttcctcataaaaaaattggtagaaaaaaatgaaaaaaaatggaagaagaagaaaaaaagaaaaaatagctcatatgtgtgaaaaaagaaaaaaaaatggaaggagaaaataataaatacaaaaatgtttaaaaaataaaatgaaaaaaaactgaaaaaatatgaaaaaaaaacaatacaaatgaaagaaaaaaaattgataaatgaataaaaatgaaaaaaagaagaagaagaatgaaaaaattgaaagaaaaaaagatgaaggaaagaattggtagaaaaaaaaaaagaaaaaggaaaaaatggaagaaaaaacaagtaaggaaaaaaatttaaaaaaaataaaaaaatgatggaaaaaaaatatatgaataaaaaaattggtagaaaaaatgaaaaaaaaaatagaagaaaaaaaagctcatatgtgtgaaaaaagaaaaaaaatggaaggagaaaataataaataaaaaaatgtttaaaaaataaaatgaaaaaaaaaacttaaaaaatataaagaaaaaacagtacaaatgaaagaaaaaaaatagataaatgactaaaaatgaaaaaaagaacaagaagaatgaaaaaattaaaagaaaaaaatatttagaaaaaattggtaaaagaaaaagaaaaaggaaaaaatggaagaaaaaacaagtaaggaaaaaaaaataataataaaaaaatgatggaaaCAAAAtatcttcaaaatcaaagaaatcataactatgataaaaaaatgtgacatttctatattttagttagctactaattgtgtttcccatattttttctttaataaatttcccatacaaattaagaaaaatataactcccatatttttgcacattaatggtataaaagtcatatttttgaaaaattccctttttttattcatattttttttcttttcatttttccattatttttcttcttcttcttttcattcttatttattcgtctattttttttttcattcatcatttcttttgttttttttcttttcatttttatacttattcttttctcattctattttttttcacacatatattttaacattacataattattctactattttttttatttattatcttttattattgtaattttttatagttttttccactatatataaaaaaaattcaaatcaattttttcagcattttctttttactgtaacagtTATAGGAATacaaaaatttggaaagaaaactaatagaaatatgaaaacgtgaatgggtaactggttaccttcacattctttgtgtgtatatttctgagggtaactggttactttcatgttcttgtgtgtgtatatttatggtttctttatggtaactagttacttatgttactaaaatcatagttacttcttctttcttttttaatgaagtgttcttccatttttttccttcaaatttgatgtttcttttcatatttaatatgattaacttgtcacccctcttaggtaactggttacccttcttatggcaga from Humulus lupulus chromosome 5, drHumLupu1.1, whole genome shotgun sequence encodes the following:
- the LOC133834761 gene encoding heat stress transcription factor B-2a-like yields the protein MAVETNGESSAADSQKPLPTPFLTKTYQLVDDPAIDDVISWNDDGSTFIVWNPTVFARDLLPKYFKHNNFSSFVRQLNTYGFRKVVPDRWEFSNDYFRKDEKRLLCEIQRRKIATTTPTVAAIPTARPIISPSNSGEEQVISSNSSSIVAPAELVDENERLRKENQQLTKELAEMKTLCSNIFSMVSNYACVQSDSGFQAKEAGFREVKPLDLMPGKRFGGEVEEVVIGDGKTSPKLFGVTLGNKRARADGGDRAAAAAAEDEMDLRLQQPAGVDVKSEPLDVDHQEKPWLKQCHRANQRVCN